Part of the Leptodactylus fuscus isolate aLepFus1 chromosome 6, aLepFus1.hap2, whole genome shotgun sequence genome, gcaaatattgcaacgctgcattaactcattctgtcaatataagcttttattactcagaatatgattgcaattatatttctgtatgtgataaaaacatctgacaaacacacagaaaaaccagagggagcagatcatgtgacaatagaagatttgtgtcattctcaaaacttttggccatgactgtatattactAGACATTGCTCTAGTTAGTAAATCTTCTACTACAATATTATACACTTACCTCTATGAGCAGTTACTTTGCTACTTCTGACTGTATCGGAGTCTTCTCTATCTGTATCAGTCCGGACAGATCCCGCTGTCATATATATCATATCTTACATTTAACTTCTCAATTTTTAAGACAACTTCCTTTCTTCAGAAATACAATCTGGTGACTAACGGATTATTCTTATCCCTCTTGTTATTCTGATGTGTTTTGCTGGTGTAATAGCGACTCCTCTCGATTATCTTTAGTAAATCACATTATCAAAAAGGAATAGACTCCGATCACACAACAGTAACATAATATCTACTTATCTccttctcttttaaccccttaaggacccggcctcATTATTCGAAACTGacacgtgtcactttatatggcaataactttgagacgctttaatgtaaacaagtgattttgagattgttttttcgtgacacattgtccTTCGTGTTAAACATgattcaatatttttgcatttatttataaaataaataGGAAAATTGATGGAactttggggggaaaaaatgcaatttttgaaatgtgaaattctctgcttatcATACagggtcataccacccaaatacatttaaTACATATTATCTATAATATCTTTGCTTTATAtcagcatcatcttttaattgtcctttaatttattttggacattttaaatcttacaagtgtaacagtgattttccagatttataagACAGTTTCACAAACTAATTTCTTAGCGACCATCTCAGTTCGGcagaggattataaaggcctatatattagaaactccccataaatcaccacattttcaaaactgaacttctcaaataattcaaaacagcatttgggatgtttattaaccctttaagcatttcacaggaattaaaataaATGATTGGGTGAATATCCCGGTCCTGTCCATGTAATAGCCGGATATAGTCCTGGTCTAGGTTTTGGTCCACCACCACAATTTCAACcattttcctccccaattgtgaTTCTGATTCCGCTGTCCACACACAAGACACCCCCATTCTCCTGGATTACTTACTGAGGATGGTTCATCCACCTCTACCTCTGTTTCTTTGAACACTTTAGACCACATTCTGGCTTGCCCACTCAAGTCACTGTCTTCCAACCATCCATTATGTTGTTCCTCAGTCTGCTCCCATTTTTCCGGATGAAGCCTGCTCTCTTTTGGCACTCCCATTCTGTTCATTAACTTATGCATATTCTTAATGGATTCCTTTCCTCCACTCTGCATTATCACCTCTGCAGGGGTCAAGCCTGACTTGGGCTGAACTCTGGAGGAACCCCCCATCTTTGCTAAACTTCACACACTCTGGCCAGAGAATTTTCCCAGCAAAGACAAAACCATTGAATCCGACCACAACCTCAGATTCCTAAACCTTAGTTTCCTAAACTACTTTTACAGATCCAACATGGGGCTCTCTCCCCAGCCCAATACAACAAGATATGCATCCACGTCACTGTCTCCTAACTCTTCATCCTTTATGTTTAAGGGGGTTGTTGCTCAGATAAATCgcacttctgattttttttcccccaacatGTGGTCTCTTCTGTTTACGAATTTCTCCAATGACTTCCCTTTCCCATGTTCTGGGTGTGATACAGCAGAACAACATATAAATACTACAAATATGAGAAGTCCAATCATCACAATGAGTTCCTCCACCAGCCCAGGCCCGGTACATATACAATGCAAACATGGCATTTATCTAAAACAAGGATCTTTTACAACTATTTGTTACATTCGTGACCTTtcttttccagaccaaaaaccaaCTTGACAATCACTCTTTATCTCTGAAGGAATACAGAATTCTTTTCACAGAGGACCACAGCCAAAGTATACAACTTCCCTTTTCACTCACCACTAAACTCAACATCTTGAGCTGACACACGACGGAAGGGACAGAATATGATGCAAGTTCTTACCATTTTGCAGTTGCTATTCTCCCCGTTCAGATGTTCAACTCCTGATAGATCTCGGGCTTAGCAGGTTAATAGGTTGGTCCTTGATCTGAGCAGTGTCTCCAACTGCTAACGGAACCCATTTCTGATTGTCAAGCGGTGCCaaattataaaatacatatatatagtgagcTCATAGAAATAACCAGTCAAATACAGGAAGTGCTTAAGGATATTTCCTCTTTATTTGGCGTCAACGTAAACCTTTATATTAATCCAAAGTAGACGTGGCTAAAACATAAGATTGTGCTGTGCTCTCTGTCTTACATCTACACAATCATTACAGACAGCCTGTGATAGATAGTTGGCGCACACGGCCAAGATGGCAGCAGTCACCACCCTCACCGGTACAATGCCAAATATATCTGCTTATAGGGCTGTCCCGAGATGGGTGATCCCTAATGGGACAATCCCTCTAATTTCAGAGAAACTGTTCTGTCTTCTCTATTACTTAATCCTACATAGACATCATCTTCTGCAAATGCCTTCTCCAACATCGCCTGGAAGGAGCTGCAGAAATTGTCTCTGACTTCCCATCCAATGAGGACGTAGATGATGGGGTTAATGCAGCTGCTGATAATTAGTAAGTATATAGAAATTTCTGAAAATATTGGTACATCAAAAAAATTAATAGGATGTGTTCTCAGCAAAAGAAATAATACACTGTGGGGACAGTAACAGACAAAGAAGATAATGGAAACAGCCAGGGGGACGGTAACAGACCTAGAACATAGAGGGACGTGTCTTATGAGACTGTACAAGGTGATCCCTGTGTAACTGCAGAGAGTAACAAGGAagggaacaagaaagaagaaaacAAATCTAAGACTGTAATGTAAGTAAGTGTTATGGGGAAGCTCAATGTAGCAATTCACTGCGTAATCATATTTATAGGTATAGGCGTCGATAGAGAACATCAGCGAGGAAGGAAAAGAAAAGATACAAATGATCAGGACCACGATGAGAGCCCATCTTCTTCTTGTCCGGTGGTTTTGGCACCCCTGAGGGAAGGCGATGCGGACACATCGGTCTACACTCAGGACCGCGAGCTGGAGGCCACTGATGGGCTTGGTGAAGAAGAAAATGAATACGTATAACTTACACAGGAAACTTCCAAATGGCCAATGACCTAGCACAAGATACGTGAttgaaaaagttagaaaaaaagcAAAGATAAAATCAGCTGCAGCCAAACTGAGGAACCAGACCAGGCTgactgtcttcttcatcctgaaGATGCCGAACCAGATGACCAGACCATTCCCTGTGATCCCCAGAAGACAAGTCACTGCAAGAACCACCATATAGGAGATGATGTTGTTACTGTAAGATTGTTCTTCGCCAACGTCACTGTAATTCATGGTAGAGTTTTCCATTTTGTCAGACAAATATTCAAAGCTGCTGGAATTTTCTAAGTCTCTGGAAtgacaaaatagaaaaataaggCTCATAAAATAGATTTTTGGTATTACCCTAGAGAAATGACATGGAGCTCCTAAAGGAATTTCAGAAGAGGTGAAGTGCGGAGTATCAATGTCGCAGAAGGTAAGACCATCAATACCGTCCAGAAACTTACATGTAAATGAGTGAGGccagatgaatttttttttttcaacatgccTTTCAAGATACCCAATTATTGAGGCTCTTTTCCCCCTGCTTCTAAGAGGTGTTCTCCTTTTGGCCATCCTTGAACTGGTTGTTATGTACCAAGTCAGCTTACAGGAAGAGGTGACAAATCTAGGACTACCATCTACTATGGCAGAAGCTTCTACCAGAGATACTTCACACCTGAATTAATACCAAAACACCCTCCGGacttcttcaccagagctcctaggGGTGGGGTGGAGTTGGAATTTGCAGGTTCCTTTGGCCGCAGTTAGCAACAACCAAACAGTGTACCATAAGTTGGCGCACCACATGTAGCAACAGACCCAGAATCTCAGACTACTCTTCGTTGGAACGTAGGCCCTGGCAGAGAATTGGAGAGTACGTCCATTCAGATGTTCAGAGCTTTCGTAGCAGATAAGGATAAGTTAAGTTCTGTTGCTGCAGAGCAACCATGAGAGCAATAATGAAATAGGATTGTCATCTACCCGGTTGGCAGCAGAGATGACAGAGAAGTACAAATGGGAGTAGCAGTGGAGAAGTCGTCTATCTGATCAGCTGCAAGATGGCAGTGAGGTACAGAGCGTGAAACAGAAGCAGGTCCAGGAGCAAAACAATGGTCAAAACAAAACAGGTATGTGGGAACCAAATCAGTAGGCAGGAGTGAAGTCAAAGGGCGAGCCAGGGGTCAGAAACACAAGAGCAAGGTGCAGAGACAAAAGCCAAACCAACAGGACAAAAACTGAATATCCAGCAACAAGGGTCAAACAGGAGAGGCCTTATAAAGACCCGGAAAAGAGACAGGTGATCAAGCCTTAAGGGGGAACACACACCAAGTAGATAAGAGATTAGAAGAAAGTTGGTAGACTCACAGCAGCAATGGCTGAGGTCCAGAATCTCCCAATGACTATTCAGAATTCGTCACTCCGTCCCAATCCTGTTGGACTGGCCTCTTCTTACGCCAATTCAGCTGGAGGTCTTTTAATACCGGAAGGCTGAGGTGTTTATATCCTGGTCTCCGGTGCACCTTCACTCCAGTCTAGGATTGTTCAGGAGATATTGAATTCCGGCTGGAAGGACCAAAACGTGAGGAGGATTCACAAACCCTTAACAAACGTAGCCTGTAGCGTGTTGTCTGCACATTAACAGTCTTCAGGAGTTTTTATAATAAATTGGTCAGATGACTTTTGTGGGTAACGTTTTACAAATACAGAAGAAATATGCCGACGTCTTAAAAAATTATCGAACTGCTGACGACctagacagaaacctgaaagggGAACTATCTTCCTTGTCATATATCACCATCGTGCTGGAAGGTTCTTTCCTCTGTGCAAGCTGGGAAATAACATTATTCACTGCATAAGCTCTATTGTCACTGTATATTCCTCCATATGGTGCAGGATAAACAATATTTTTTCTAGAATAGTTAGTAAACCCTCTGGATATTCTCTCTACCAGTCCTATCCCTCCTGTTGAGACATGAATCCCTCATGGCGCAATACAACAGAATCTCTCAAACAGGGTGGACGGTAGAATTGGTTTTCCTCCAGCTCTTGTATGGACCAGCACCTCTCCATACTGTGGTCTCAAATAAGTCTGAGGGTAACAGCCCTCCTGTTCTCATAATCTATATTCATCTGCCAAGATAGATAACACTGGGGAACACAATTTTTGTTGACTTAGATCTGACACTTGTTTCAGACTTACTTTTAGCTCTTGGTTCCAAAAATGACCCCCGTTTTTCTCTAGCACGTCAAGTTTTTAAGATACAGGATACCCTCAATTTTTCgtgaaaatcttacaaaatatccacttacatgacaatgaagcagaaatTAATGTGAATATACTCGAGTTATCTTCTTCCTACAATTGCTATCTATTGCTCAGTTTGGTCCATTGTTTTAGAAGCAGTAAAGTTTTGACTTGGAATGGTGAAACTGCCACAGATGTAACAAAGCGAATCAGGGCTGTTGAGGCACTTATGACGAGAAGATGAAGCCGCAGACATGATCGAATGGAAAGCAAGAAAGTACTTATGTCTATAAAAGAATAAATTCTGTTAACTGCTTGTCTACAAACAAGAACTCACAACAAAATTTGGAAAACGATagctatctagaccaggggtgggcaattttcccatggggccacattagaAATTGGAATAGTTTCAGAGGGCCGGACTAATATACTTAAGGCTTCCCGCACACGACCATGAAAACAAATCCGTGTGCGAAGCCTGCTCTGTTCTATTCTGTGGTAGTAGACTAGAACAGGACACAGGATGTCTGGAGCGCAAGGCACAAAGCCTGCCCATTGCTCCATCACAATCACATTCCCCAAtcgcagcccccctacacacacatacctcccaaccgtcccgatttccgtgggacagtcacgatttgggtgacaagtcccgcggtcccggttggagggaggtatgtcccgatttcaactcagatctgtgtccagaggacgcagatctgagttgaacacatatgcggctgaagcaaggagctgacacaggtcatctcctcgcttcgccgctgcccgcctctctccctgacacatgcggctgaagcgaggagctgacctgtgtcagctcctcgcttcgccgctgccaccggctcctggcttgtagacgcgatgtgacacatgtgatgtgacacatcgcgcctacaagccaggagccggcggcagcagcgaagtgaggagctgacacaggtcagctcctcgcttcagccgcatatgtgtcagcgagagagacgggcagagagcggcaagggagcagaggagaaggtaagtttaatgtggaggtggaacgtgaatctgggggcagatgaaggagaggacggcatgacactgggggcagagatggagaggacggcatgacactgggggcagagatgtgggtacatgaatcttggggcagagatggagaggacatgaatctgggggcagagatggaggggacatgaatatgggggcagagatgggggacatgaatctgggggaagagatggaggggacatgaatctgggggcagagatggaggggacatgaatctgggggcaaagatggaggggacatgaatctgggggcagagatgggggggacatgaatctggggcagagatggggggacatgaatctgggggcagagatggagaggacatgaatctgggggcagagatgggggggacatgaatctgggggcaaagatggaggggacatgaatctgggggcagagatgggggggacatgaatctggggcagagatggggggacatgaatctgggggcagagatggagaggacatgaatctgggggcagagatggagggacatgaatctgggggcagagatggaagagggacatgaaactgggggcagagatggaggggacatgaatctgggggcagagatggaggggacatgaatctgggttcaaagatggaggggacatgaatctgggggcagagatggggggacatgaatctgggggcagagatgggggacatgaatctaggggcagagatggagaggacatgaatctgggggcagagatggggggacatgaatctgggggcagagataggggacatgaatctgggggttgagatggagggacatgaatctgggggcagagattgaggggacatgaatccgggggcagagatgggggacatgaatctgggggcagagatggatgagggacatgaatctgggggcagagatggaagagggacatgaaactgggggcagatgaagggtgtatatgaaactgggagagagatagaggggggacatataatttacgggtgactatagtaggattatattgtgtgcgggcacatgaaaaattaatgagcgggcggagtcaacacaaaagtgggcggggctaaatttgctgcggcgcactacacgcgccgcacattttgtccctctttcagttcttcaaaagttgggaggtatgcacacacAGTGCAaaattgcagcccccctacacacacagtgcaacattacagccccactacacacacaatgctacattgcagcccccactacacacacaatgctacattgcagcccccactacacacacagtgcaacattgcagcccccctacacacacagtgttacattgcatccctcccacacacacacagtgctacattgcagtcACACTACACACAGCATACTGCCTATCGCACCCCCGCCCGCACAGTATAGTAACCATGGTGCTCCCCACAGCCCGACACTGAGTACTCACCTCTCAGCGTCTTCTCCCAGTCAGTCGGGACAGTTATGACGTCACCACGCGCGCGGGAGACGGGTGCACAACCTCCCACCACCTTGTCGCATGCGTTACCAAATAGCCTAGCGTGGTCACATCAAGATACGCTGTAGAGAAAAAACTTGACGTGATAGAAGAAAAGTAACTGCAGATTTGCGTTCAGCATATCAATTTCAGTATTAAACAGCTCAAAAATTTaactcaacagaaaaaaaaaataaatttttgttcCCCTGTGTAACTGGAGATGCGAGTAATATCCTGTATAACAAGGAGAAAACAAAACGTCTCCTCCAATAGTTTGGACATGTGACAGAACTCTCTTTACTACCTCAATGAAGTTCACTGCTTACCTCCATCATATATGTTACAAAAACCCATTAACACATTACAGAAATCAAAGCACAGAGGCAAGACTACAGGTATGGAAGCCCCTGGCACAGAGAGGTCTACAGGTATGGAAGCCCCTGGCACAGATAGGTCTACAGGTATGGAACCCCTGGCACAGAGAGGTCTACAGGTATGGAAGCCCCTGGCACAGAGAGGTCTATAGGTATGGAAGCCCCTGGCACAGAGAGGTCTACAGGTATGGAAGCCCCTGGCACAGAGAGGTCTACAGGTATGGAAGCCCCTGGCACAGATAGGTCTACAGGTATGGAACCCCTGGCACAGAGAGGTCTACAGGTATGGAAGCCCCTGGCACAGAGAGGTCTATAGGTATGGAAGCCCCTGGCACAGAGAGGTCTACAGGTATGGAAGCCCCTGGCACAGAGAGGTCTACAGGTATGGAAGCCCCTGGCACAGAGAGGTCTATAGGTATGGAAGCCCCTGGCACAGAGAGGTCTACAGGTATGGAATCCCCTGACACAGAGAGGTATACAGGTATGGAAGCCCCTGGCACAGAGAGGTATACAGGTATGGAAGCCCCTGGCACAGAGAGGTCTACAGGTATGGAAGCCCCTGGCACAGAGAGGTCTATAGGTATGGAAGCCCCTGGCACAGAGAGGTCTACAGGTATGGAAGCCCCTGGCACAGAGAGGTCTACAGGTATGgaagccctggcacagagaggtcTACAGGTATGGAATCCCCTGGCACAGAGAGGTCTTCAGGTATGGAAGCCCCTGGCACAGAGAGGTCTACAGGTATGgaagccctggcacagagaggtcTTCAGGTATGGAAGCCCCTGGCACAGAGAGGTCTTCAGGTATGGAAGCCCCTGGCACAAAGAGGTCTACAGGTATGGCAGCCCCTGGCACAGAGAGGTCTATAGGTATGGAAGCCCCTGGCACAGAGAGGTCTACAGGTATGGAATCCCCTGGCACAGAGAGGTCTTCAGGTATGGAAGCCCCTGGCACAGAGAGGTCTACAGGTATGGCAGCCCCTGGCACAGATAGGTCTACAGGAATGGAAGCCCCTGGCACAGAGAGGTCTACAGGTATGGAAGCCCCTGGCACAGAGAGGTCTACAGGTATGGAAGCCCCTGGCACAGAGAGGTATACAGGTATGGAAGCCCCTGGCACAGAGAGGTCTACAGGTATGGAAGCCCCTGGCACAGAGAGGTCTACAGGTATGGCAGCCCCTGGCACAGATTAGCCCTTGGCCAGTTGGCTCCAACCTTAAACTATTAATCTATTGTTAGACACAACACATAACTATCTTATATAGTCAGacactatacagacaatacaacaCTGTAGTCTCATGTATAGCTATATCCATACTGTACACAGTCATACTCTCATTAGACATAGTAGAAAGACTACTAAGAAGTAGGAAGGAAGAGGACACTGGAAGATATACTAAATTGTGGACCTGAGTTTGACACCTTGGTACCAAAAGGGTTGAATGATGCTCTGGAGGATGTTACATCATAGTACAGATCCACAACTTAGTATATCTTCCAGTGTCCTCTTCCTTCCTACATCTTTATTCCCTTGGTATTTTATGTTTCCAGTGCATTGGGTGTGCTTGTCCCTCCCCCATTAGTGTAAGTGAGTAGCCCCTATTCACATTtacatatgtttatatatttatatatgtgcctgtttattcttatttttatttctacTATTTTATCCAATATATTTATTTTGAGTATAATTATTCATTCATTTGTGTAttaatttatgtatatatattatattattcagtgcaATGAGTCCACATTAACACATGGGGAGAATATGTAGTTACTCCTCTATTATCACACACACTGGTTGGAGAAGGCTGATTCACCTGTCTCCCATCCTTTCTGCTGCCGGCTCTATGCTGCTGCCCCGTCACATTGGTCGGCTGCTGGCAGGGCTTGGGCGCTTGGTACGCATGCACACAGCATGGGAATCGGCACTTGTGCACTGAGCTTATCTTGGGCTAGGCTGACACTGGTTAAGTTTGGGAAATGTTCTCCCGCCCCCTCTCTCCACCTGTGTGTGTTAAATAGCTGACCTGTAGCCTGGAGATACATGTTTGTTGCCATCCAGGCCAGGTAAGACAAAGATTTCATGTTGTTTTATTCATTATGTTCTAGCTACGGAGCCCTGTTCCTTTATAGACACAAGGTGCTAGCCGTCCAATATCCATCTGGTGTGAAGTGTTTATCAATAGATTAATACCTATGCTGGGAATAGCGGTACTACTTTGTGTTATCTGGCTCACTTAATAGAAAATGTATTATAGTATTGGGGCTCTCTCTCTCCATTGagcaatttttagttttttattcatTACCTAAGCCACTTTATGGTATCTCATTTGTCATAcagttcttttttattatttttcattcctATTGTTTGATGATTTTTAATGTTTCTTGTGTATATATCTATGTTGCTTGAAGTGACTGTGCCcttgaggaaggactaccatatgtccgaaatgcgttgtgctgttccatttgttattaaagaagtttctgtcatcttctgggtgagcgctgttcttcaggccgatcattgtatcaggccggccccaatttttcgttgtgttatgcgccccctgctgtcccagttgcattttataggtgttgtcctcatttcctgaggtgtcatagtggacttggtgactctcctgagtcgaatggtgggatcccctgaaatgagcattttctcccatagactacaatggggtttgatattcgttcgaacagtcgaatattgaatggctattcgaaacgaatatcgaacatcgaatattttacggttcgctcatctctagtcataaccattggcaaccgatcgagataacagactgtcaccactgagaAAGCGAGAGTagatctttaaaactttgctgaatttttaattccttatatttgcaaaaatgtttaacttttaattatcttcaAATATAGATCTGATTATAGGATTATCCCTTTAAGGCATTACATGTTCTGTATCTCAGTACACATgtagtgcagtctgtatggtggggagcagggggttggcactagtgcggtctgtatggtggggagcagggggttggcactagtgcagtctgtatggcgGGGAGCGGTgggttggcactagtgcagtctgtatggtggggagcagggggttggcactagtgcagtctgtatggtggggagcagggggttggcactagtgcagtctgtatggtggggagcagggggttggcactagtgcagtctgtatggtggggagcagggggctggcactagtgcagtctgtatggtggggagcagggggttggcactagtgcagtctgtatggtggggagcagggggttggcactagtgcagtctgtatggtggggagcagggggttggcactagtgcagtctgtatggtggggagcagggggttggcactagtgcagtctgtatggtggggagcagggggttggcactagtgcagtctgtatggtggggagcagggggttggcactagtgcagtctgtatggtggggagcagggggttggcactagtgcagtctgtatggcggggagcagggggttggcactagtgcagtctgtatggtggggagcagggggttggcactagtgcagtctgtatggtggggagcagggggttggcactagtgcagtctgtatggtggggagcagggggttggcactagtgcagtctgtatggtggggagcagggggttggcactagtgcagtctgtatggtggggagcagggggttggcactagtgcagtctgtatggcggggagcagggggttggcactagtgcagtctgtatggtggggagcagggggttggcactagtgcagtctgtatggtggggagcagggggttggcactagtgcagtctgtatggtggggagcagggggttggcactagtgcagtctgtatggtgaGGATCAGGGGgctggcactagtgcagtctgtatggtggggagcagggggctggcactagtgcagtctgtatggtggggagcagggggctggcactagtgcagtctgtatggtggggagcagggggctggcactagtgcagtctgtatggtggggagcagggggctggcactagtgcagtctgtatggtggggagcagggggttggcactagtgcagtctgtatggcggggagcagggggttggcactagtgcagtctgtatggcgGGGAGCAGGGGgctggcactagtgcagtctgtatggtggggagcagggggctggcactagtgcagtctgtatggtggggagcagggggctggcactagtgcagtctgtatggcgGGGAGCGGTgggttggcactagtgcagtctgtatggcgGGGAGCAGGGGgctggcactagtgcagtctgtatggtggggagcagggggttggcactagtgcagtctgtatggtggggagcagggggttggcactagtgcagtctgtatggtggggagcagggggctggcactagtgcagtctgtatggtggggagcagggggttggcactagtgcagtctgtatggcggggagcagggggttggcactagtgcagtctgtatggcgGGGAGCAGGGGgctggcactagtgcagtctgtatggtggggagcagggggttggcactagtgcagtctgtatggcggggagcagggggttggcactagtgcagtctgtatggtggggagcagggggctggcactagtgcagtctgtatggtggggagcagggggttggcactagtgcagtctgtatggtggggagcagggggctggcactagtgcagtctgtatggtggggagcagggggttggcactagtgcagtctgtatggcggggagcagggggttggcactagtgcagtctgtatggtggggagcagggggctggcactagtgcagtctgtatggtggggagcagggggttggcactagtgcagtctgtatggcgGGGAGCGGTgggttggcactagtgcagtctgtatggtggggagcagggggttggcactagtgcagtctgtatggtggggagcagggggttggcactagtgcagtctgtatggtggggagcagggggttggcactagtgcagtctgtatggtggggagcagggggctggcactagtgcagtctgtatggtggggagcagggggttggcactagtgcagtctgtatggtggggagcagggggttggcactagtgcagtctgtatggtggggagcagggggtt contains:
- the LOC142210192 gene encoding chemerin-like receptor 1, which translates into the protein MENSTMNYSDVGEEQSYSNNIISYMVVLAVTCLLGITGNGLVIWFGIFRMKKTVSLVWFLSLAAADFIFAFFLTFSITYLVLGHWPFGSFLCKLYVFIFFFTKPISGLQLAVLSVDRCVRIAFPQGCQNHRTRRRWALIVVLIICIFSFPSSLMFSIDAYTYKYDYAVNCYIELPHNTYLHYSLRFVFFFLVPFLVTLCSYTGITLYSLIRHVPLCSRSVTVPLAVSIIFFVCYCPHSVLFLLLRTHPINFFDVPIFSEISIYLLIISSCINPIIYVLIGWEVRDNFCSSFQAMLEKAFAEDDVYVGLSNREDRTVSLKLEGLSH